A stretch of DNA from Sugiyamaella lignohabitans strain CBS 10342 chromosome B, complete sequence:
aacaacaaaccAAACCCCCGCAATGTCTAATATTTCTGCTGCCGGAGCTACTGCTGTCAAGAAGTTCACTTCTAGAGGCATCGCCAAGAACTTCCTTGCCGTTGAGCAATCTGAGGGTGTTGGTGCCCGAGTCAGACGTGCTATTGGTTCAATGCAAGTTCGTAACTTCTCTCCTTTCTTAATGATGGAtcattttgttgttggtaagAATGCTGGTTTCCCTGACCATCCTCACCGTGGTCAAGAAACTATTACTTATATCATCAAGGGTTACTTTGACCATGAAGACTTCACAGGAAGTTCTGGTACTATTGGCCCTGGTGATCTTCAATTCATGACTGCTGGTCGTGGTATTGTCCATGCTGAGATGCCACGAATTGGCGATGATGGTGTTCTTCCCGAGGGTATGCAATTATGGGTCGATCTTCCTAAGGAACTCAAGGCCTGTGAACCACGTTACAGAGATCTCAAGGCCGAGGAAATCCCTGTTGTACGTCCTTCTGACAAGGTTGAAATCAAGGTCATCTCGGGTCATTCTTATGGCGTCGAGTCTGTCAAGGATCTTGCCTATACTCCTATCTGGTACTTTGATGTCCGCATGCAACCTGGTGGCAGCATTGAGCAAGAAATCCCCAAGGAGTTCAATGCTTTTGTCTATGTTCTGAACGGTAATGTCAAGGTTGACGGTGCCAACGTTGACGAGCACCACTGTGCTCTTCTCGACCGAAACGGTGATGGTGTTCAAGTTTCTGTTGACTCTTCCGAGTCTAAGGAAGCCCGACTTGTCATCATCGGTGGTGAGCTCCTCAGCCAAGAGATTGTCCAGCACGGTCCTTTTGTCGAGACCTCTCGTGAAAAGATCATGCAAGCCTTCGTCGACTACCAGACCGGTTCCAACGGTTTCGAGCGTGCTCGCGACTGGGAGTCCAAGATCGGTAAGAGAAACGGCTAAACCCCATCTCTAGCCACTACCACTTGTCTACTCTGTttctatatatacatatttatttattcacatTGTAATAAAAATCACATTGACAACTCCACTGCcacatgcctccggtggctgaCTGCTCTACTTTCTCCGTCGGCGGGACGGtccgcctccggcggctggggctccgccccagaccctggttgctcctctcgcttcgctcgagtcgtttttcgAGGAGCCGGCAGGGcagaaatctcctgcgaagcaggagccacggggtctggggcggagcccaagccgccggaggcacatctgGAGAGCTGAGACATGTGCCGGATTAACCCTGATCGGCAGTGCTAGCGCGACAGTTAATCCGAGACGCAGGGGCAGCGCCAGATCTCCTAACGGTTTTTGTGGACTGGTGAGATCTGCTCGTGACAGGGCCACACTGCtagatacaaaaaaattaattaaatacGAATATAATAACAGCTACAGACTTGAGACAGATGGTCACCACAGCCAAATGCCGAATTTGGGCTTTACTTGGCTACATTTGTTTATTAGATTTAGATCGGGTGGCTCTGATACGTGTTAGGGGGGAGGTTCTGTTAAGTCTATAAAACGAAATAATTAACGAGTAGGAGCAGCCAATGAGTGACACTTATTAAGGTATTATGCCATGCGGTTGTGAATAGGGCTGTCCTATAATTTTACGTGTAATTTTTAAGTTTCAGATGATGCATTTTGCTTAGTCCACAATCCAAATATGTACAACAGCAGTGCATATTCATATTCGTACTCGTACTCTATCaggcaaaaaaaattgaatttgCTCGCAACTCGGCTGTGCCATGGCAACCGCAGTCAGACGCGCATCACAGCAAAGTATTTTGCAGTTCAGATCTTGTTTCCAGGTCGCGTAGCAGTCCTGCGAATGGTCGCCTATCCCCCACTCCCACCATTGTAGTATGGCGAAGATCAGACAAGAGAGCGGAGCAGATTCAGACGATGCTTATTATGATGCCAGCAAGCAGGCCCACTATAGATCAGTTCGAAAGTGAGAAACAAGCTTAAAGCAGTTTAACTTCGAAAGACCAGAAAACTGTGTATAATCAACTTATTTCGGATACGACTGTTGACAAGGCGTCTGCAGtcaaatgaaaaaaaaggacTCGTCTCACCAAACTAAATCAAACTACTGAAAAATATGTAAGCACGACAACTGGCACGTCCACTAGCGCCAAAAGTGTTTCAAAAGCACATAAAGTAAAACATGCAGGGCCCAACGGAATACAAGCAGACCCCTGAGACATTGCTCGACAACCCGAGCAACAACCTTCACAAGAACccagcagctcgcgaagcgagcacaaccaggtctgggcggagcccagccgccggaggcaaatcCTCACCCCCCAAAAAACCCCCACTACGGCCGGTTGGAGCACTACAACCGACCCGAGAAAGAGGTTTAGAAGCACCTGCAACGGGTACCTGATCACTGCTAAGATGCCCGTTTTAGTCGAAACGGGCATTTGCATTGGTGATATAAATAGCGACGAGGCGAGAATTTTTAGCCGCATCTGATATCATTTGATGCCTGAAAAAGCAAATGATGCTACCGATATGCTGGAGCCCATGTATCTAGAAATTTGCCAGGGAGTTTTTCGCGACCAGTCAGCTGAAgatctgctgttgttgcctGCCTGAGTGCGTCATAAGATAGAGTgattttgtatatatagtTAACACACAAGCCCCAGTGGCTGTAATTCGTAAGATATGAGTATTGCTTGAGGACATTTTGGAAagaaaatttttttgttcattCGAAGTTTCAAGTGATTAGCTCGATAGAGATTGTTGGAAGAGGTAGTTAAAGAGTGTATTAAACTATCTGCATTGGTAGGggaattttcttttctgcGTATTTCGacattacccctgagttcAACTGGACGACTGGAATACGAGGCCAGTTCGGaattgattttggtttagATTTTGCCTTAGAATAGTAAAACGCGCTAGACTTTTAGTCTGTGTGTTAGAATCAGCGGGTGgaaatatttgatattaatacttGATATTTACATCAATGAGCTCGGATCATAATCAGACTCCTAACGCGGGTTACAGTACTCCGCCATTGGCGactgctggagctggtgttGGTAATAACAGTCCGAGATCTATTCCTCGACGAGCTGTTTCTACTGAGACTGCTGATTCATATCATAGAAAGCTGTATCAGCAGGCGCTTCCTGAACCGGGTCAAGAGCCATATCACCAGGAAGTCTCGAGTCCGAGTCAGTATGACCAGCACCATCAGTATCAGGACCATTATCAACAGATCCAGAATCAGAGCCAGGGTCATGGTCAGCAACTGCAAGGACCACCAACTGAACAGTCGCTGCCAAATATCCCGCCATCAGCTCACCTGGCACCTCGTCCGGTACCACCATTGGCTCTAAATACCAAACATAGTCCCACAAGTCCCACAACGGCTACTTCAGTGGGTGTGGCTCATACCGAGGCACCTCCTAGCTCGCCGTTTACATCGGGTCCTACTGCCGAAGCAGCTGGCTTGCTTCCTGGAAGCGGTGCTAATGGCGGTGCAGACCTTCGTCCCCACCGGTCTATGAGATCTATGTTCTCCAGACGAGGTAGAGACGATAACTCCAGTCTTCATGTGACGTCTCCTCAAATCCAGGTTCAACCTGCTCATGAAGACAGTCAGTTGCATGACCAAGAAAAGCAACCATCTTCAGCCAGTCTACATCCGACCACCAGCATATTCAGTAGAAAGGAGATAGAACGCCATCTTCCTATTTTGATGGAAGAGTCAGAttcagatgaagaaatgCCAGATATCAAGCAGGTAGTGAGCCAGATGGAACATGGTGAAGACCGAAGCGATGAAAGTGGTGATACTTCACGAGCATCTACTCCTGATGGAGATGGCGATGGTGACCATCGTAAGAGACGTGGTCATCGTAGTAAACGTAGCAAACGGTCGCAGAAAAAGCGATCACAAACCCCTAGCAAGTTTGTTACTTCGATGAGAAAGTTTTATGTGTCAATTATCTCGAAAACTCTCATCACAAGGGcgtttatttattggcTTCCATTGGGGCTTATTCTGTTTGTTCCTTTGGCAGTTGGTGCTTGGGGTAACCCAGATGCTTCAGTGGGTCATAGCAGTCTCATGTGGCTGTTCATCTGGCTGGAAGTGGTATGGGGTTCGCTGTGGATTAGTAGGATTGTCGCTCATTATTTACCGTCTATAATGGGTGTTTTCTTGGGAATTGTCAGTCCCTCAATGAGAAAATATACTGCCATTCTTGCTGCATTAGAATTGCCAGTGACCCTGGTATTCTGGGCATTTGTGTCATTTATTACGTTTATTCCACTGCTATCGCTTAACCACAAAGCATTAAAAGATGCTACTCTGACCCAACCATGGCAGAGAACCGTGAATAATATCATGGTTGCACTTCTCATATCTTCTCTTATTTTCCTAGCAGAACGTCTATTCATCCATCTTCTGTCTGTATCATTCCACAAGACGAGATTTGCTAGCCGAATCAAGAACAATAAACAGGCTGTCAGCACTTTGTCTCTTCTACTCCAAGCAGCTTATCAAGTATTCCCTCAGTTTTGCGAGGAGtttgaagacgaagacATGGCTCTTGAAGGTGGTGCCTTACTAGAAAAGggaaagaagatgaaggCATTCCAGGCTATTGCTGGTAACGAAAACATGCAAAAAGTGGTTGGAACTGTTCATCGTGTAGTAGGGTCAGCTGCTAATGTCATTGGCAATGTTGCTCGTGACTTTAGAGGATCGCGTTCTAGACAGTCTTCAGCATATAAAGTTGTGTCGGATGCGCTAGAGAGCAGAGTCATGTCAGAGATTCTTGCCAGTCGTATTTGGAAATCACTGGTTCTCGAGGATTCGGAATCGCTAACTATTGAAGATTTGCTTGAAGTTATTGGTACCGAAtacgaagacgaagctcGTACATTGTTTGACTCGCTAGACAAGGATTCCAATGGCGACCTGACTCTTGCTGAGATCATTGCATCAGTCAAAGATATCAGTAGAGAACGCAAGACCATCTACCGGTCACTACGAGATATGGACTCTGCAATTGGTAAACTGCACTCAGTcttattatttgttgttttcattatcattatcattgtGTTTATTGGTATGTTAGCACCCAGTGTTGGCACTGTGCTTGCCACGCTTGGTTCGACCCTCCTGGCTCTGTCGTTTGTGTTCTCAGTCACTGCTCAAGAGATTCTCGCTTCGTGTGTTTTCCTGTTCGTCAAACACCCATTGGATGTAGGAGATATCGTTACCATCGCCCTAAACGGAGTCAACTCGACCATGTCGGTAAGTGAGATTTCTCTTTTATACACTGTTCTCAAAGATACATCTACCGGAGTAGTCCGTCAAGCACCCAATGCTGTTTTGAATACCCTCTGGATTGACAACACCACCCGTTCTGGCCCTATGAGCACACCGTTCACATTCACCCTTGGTCTGCCAGAAACAAGCGCTGAGGACATTGAAGTGTTTAAGGATCGACTCAACCAGTTCCTTGCTGAGAACCACCGTGATTACATGCCCAATCCATATGTACAAATTACCAACTACGAGGATCTGGATCGTATTGCTCTGACTGTCAGTGTTACATACCGCAACAACTTTGCCGATGGTACATTGCTTGGTAACCGTCGTACCAAGCTGCTCAAGTTCTTCGCAGAATGTGTCAACAGCATTCCACTGCACATTCCTCGTCGTGCCGATACCTTCTCCAACCCAGATCTTCCAATGTTCAGCAACGGATCTCCACCCAACGAGAACACGAAGTTCACTGGTGGTCTACGGACCCGTCAAGCTTTCGGTATTCGACCAGTCGATCCACCAACCGAGTCTGACAATGGCAATACCTTAGACGAGAAGAACGATAATGTCTTCACCGACGGTCCTCTCAGTGCCCGCGACCAAGCAATGCAGGACGTTGCCATGGCTCACAACGCCGACCGCACCGCCTCGACCACCTCCCgtgccaccaccaccggcatAAACAGGTCTACGTCCAGGGGTCTTCGGAGGAGAATCTAGACTAATATATTACTGATACATTGTACTTCTGAagggcctgcctccggcggctggggctctgccccagaccccgtggctcctctcgctccgctcgagtcgttaccTGGGGTACACCCGCGAACTTGAACACCCCTTCCAAGGTCTAATCAGCTTCTGAAagtgtctgcctccggcggctggggctttgccccagaccccgtagctcctctcgctccgctcgagtcgttaaGGGGGTCTCCAGATCACAATTGAAACCCCAGCTGGCAGCACATTCGCCAACTAAACATCCCTGACCACTTCCAAGTGTCTGAATATCTGAATACCTTGGGATGATTATTTTCTGTAATACCTGCTCCAGATCGTATACCTCCCGTAGCTTCGCTCAAGTCGTTCCGGGGATCCAGCTATTTCACTTGAAACCCCAGGTGGTGAACCGGATATCCCCtctgaaaacaagaatattACCATTGTTTATATAGAATTTATATGTGACACTAATTACATGTGATTTAATATAGTTACGGATTCCATGGAGCCAACTCTTCATTTAAGTTGAATCAATCAAGTTAGATTTATCTGGTGAAATTATAACATCTATTTCTagaataatatattaattatcCAAAACCATGTTACCAAtaaatttattaatatattggctgctggtggacCTAGCAATTTCCAATCATCAAGCATTTGTTCGAGACAAATGAGAGATTATAGAATGGAGCCACTTACGAAAAATAATTTCTACCAGGGAGGGATCTAGGAAGAGTCCGTGTTACGAGAATCCGACACTGTTAGCTCGAACCCCAGCTGGCGAACTGGACACCCCCaagtaacgactcgagcgaagcgagaggagccacggggtctggggcggagccccagccgccggaggcagaacaCGGTTAGAGAGAGTTAAATAGAATTAGCTAAAAGCAGGTCAGACCGTCTCCCAGCCCTTTTCGGGTTCGGGTGAGGCAGCACGGAGAGAAGCTGTCGGTGGTTGGAGGAGCCAGGACATAGCGGACTCGGGCAGCCAGCGGGTGAGGAAGTGGTATGCGTAACTGCCTTTTCCGACATACCATACTCGTCGTGGGTGAGCGGTGGTGAGTGCGTCAAAGACAGAGTAGTGGAGAACCCGTAGATTCGAGCCATAGGCACGGGTGGTTTGGAGGTATGCAGAGGCTTGATACTGTTGTGAGTAGAGAGAACGGACTCGTTGCGACCAGGACAGAATGTCGGCACGAACCGAATTCGCAATCTGTCTCTCTTGTGGTCTGCCATGAGATATATCGAACGAGCCCAGTTTCAAGTGGACAACAGGAATGCCTTGACCAGCGAGCTCTCGATGAAGACATAGAGCTAAGGACTCAATCGAACTGGCAGCTATGCTTTCAGGAGCATGGAATGCAGGGCTTAAAGTACTCATAATTGAAGGAGACAGTATGAGGATTCGTGATTTGTGACGACGTACAAGATCAATAAGACCATTCGAAAGAAGGAAAATTGGTCCGAGAAGTTTGGAGTACATGAGATCGCTCCAAGTATCTACTCGCACTGATTCAATTGGTCCACACGGATAATACAAATCAGGTACGACCACTACACCAGCGAGTTCAAGTTCATGAGGAGTAGCGCCTTGAAAAGCAACTACAGGACTCGACAAAATGTGGTCTAAAGCTTGCATTGAAGCTTCAATAGACGAGGCATCACTGACATTAATAGGCAGCTTTCGAATATCAGGCGAGTTCTCTCTTTGAACAAaagcctcttcttcaggagAACTGGTTGTCCAATAGATAATAAAGCCTCGTTTATTCAAATCCGCAGCAATTGCTCTTGTAATTGGCTCTGCAGGAGATCCTGCTAATATAACCACTTCTTTTCTACCATTATTAGCAGCCCGCTTAGCACGCCTTTTACCGGCTCTTCTACCATgtgaagaaagaaaagatgaTGTATATACGGAACCTGAAGAAGGACCATTGATGAGATAATCATATAACCCACTGTTATACATGTAATAAGCAGAACCACCAGTAAGACCAAGAGCCACTGCACCAGCCAGCAGTTTATGTGAACTGATCCAATCTGAGCATTTAGACGTCAAAGTTTGtgttggtggaggaggagttACAACCGTGACTCGAGATGATGGTAATGCTGCTATAGTGGAATCGCGAGTTCTAGCAAGGACTTTCTCGAGACTTTTATATGCCGAAGATTCGCTTATCGCCTCAACAGAGGTACTTATCAGAGACTGAGCATCACCTTTCCACTCCTGGACTTTGTCCATAATAATTGTAACAGGATCATGAGAGGTCATTCTAACGGAGACGCCAAATACCAAAATATAGAATCACCAGAAGaatcaagaaaataatcaaaTAAATCACCAGCAACCAACTTCTTTATATCATTCAGTAGTGGCAATCAGAAAGCTGCTGTGATCCGCACCGTTAGGCTGCAAGACCTCATCTCACCTAAATGGGTTAGGGTCCGCCAACTAGCGATAAGAGAACCAAGTCCGATAAAACCCGCTTCCCTTACCTAAAAAAATTTCCTCCAAATCCCAAAACCCGCTGGGACCGTGTACgagacgactcgagcgcagcgagaggagcaacggggtctggggcagagccccagccgccggaggcatctcACCCCCTGACTGATAAGGGCAAGGGCACACCCGATAGGACGGCTGAAAAAAATCTGCTCCCAAACAGGAaactattttttttttttttcagagATTCTGATTTCATACTTTTTCTCATTCCATTTGATCAGGAACAAGTT
This window harbors:
- a CDS encoding pirin (top hit is XP_006261139.1 originated in Alligator mississippiensis), with product MSNISAAGATAVKKFTSRGIAKNFLAVEQSEGVGARVRRAIGSMQVRNFSPFLMMDHFVVGKNAGFPDHPHRGQETITYIIKGYFDHEDFTGSSGTIGPGDLQFMTAGRGIVHAEMPRIGDDGVLPEGMQLWVDLPKELKACEPRYRDLKAEEIPVVRPSDKVEIKVISGHSYGVESVKDLAYTPIWYFDVRMQPGGSIEQEIPKEFNAFVYVLNGNVKVDGANVDEHHCALLDRNGDGVQVSVDSSESKEARLVIIGGELLSQEIVQHGPFVETSREKIMQAFVDYQTGSNGFERARDWESKIGKRNG